The following proteins come from a genomic window of bacterium:
- a CDS encoding OmpA family protein yields the protein MRRREPEDHQDNADRWVVSYADFITLLFAFFTVMYAVSRVDSGKLNLFVGSTRGAFGSNPPASMRPIIPGIVPIPPTAVGLQREAARILAAAGAEAAVTVRQDPRGLVLSIGENVLFGAGTAAVKPSSSASLAAVATVLKKGQCDAVVEGHTDSLPISNARYASNWELSATRATNILERLVVEYGISPGRLSAAGYAEFRPVASNTNPEGRARNRRVDVVLLLSGTGSGGTR from the coding sequence GTGAGAAGACGCGAGCCGGAGGACCATCAGGACAACGCGGACCGCTGGGTGGTGTCCTATGCGGATTTCATCACGCTGCTGTTCGCCTTTTTCACGGTGATGTACGCGGTGAGCCGGGTCGATTCCGGCAAGCTCAACCTGTTCGTCGGGTCGACCCGGGGGGCCTTCGGCTCGAACCCCCCTGCCTCGATGAGGCCGATCATTCCGGGGATCGTACCGATTCCACCCACCGCGGTGGGCCTGCAGCGCGAGGCGGCCCGGATTCTCGCCGCGGCCGGGGCGGAAGCGGCGGTGACCGTCCGGCAGGATCCTCGCGGCCTGGTCCTCTCGATCGGCGAAAACGTGCTGTTCGGTGCCGGGACGGCGGCCGTAAAGCCGTCGTCCTCCGCCTCCCTCGCCGCGGTGGCGACCGTGCTGAAAAAAGGCCAGTGCGACGCGGTCGTGGAGGGGCACACGGACAGCCTCCCCATCTCGAATGCGCGGTACGCCTCCAACTGGGAACTGTCCGCCACCCGGGCGACGAACATCCTCGAGCGGCTCGTCGTGGAATACGGGATTTCTCCCGGCCGGCTCTCCGCCGCCGGGTACGCGGAGTTTCGCCCGGTGGCCTCGAACACCAACCCCGAGGGCCGGGCGCGGAATCGACGGGTAGACGTCGTCCTCCTCCTTTCCGGGACGGGGAGCGGGGGCACGAGATGA
- the motA gene encoding flagellar motor stator protein MotA yields the protein MLIFVGIFVVLGAVIGGYLMEHGNLSVLMQPAELVIIGGASIGAFLIASPGKVASAVVRQVGAVFRSTDHGKAHFLELLSVLFQIFSKIRKEGLISIEGDIEMPQTSPLFQRYPRIMKDKHVMNFICDNLKVIITTSIPPHELDNLLDIEIETGHNESMIPSHSIAKVADALPGLGIVAAVLGVVLTMGKIDEPPAVLGQSIGAALVGTFLGVLACYGFVGPMATNLEHKAKEGEVCFNVIKLALVAFVGGSAPQIAVEFGRRAIPGGDKPTFAELEKMIRSVPK from the coding sequence TTGCTGATCTTCGTCGGCATATTCGTCGTGCTCGGCGCCGTCATCGGCGGGTACCTGATGGAGCACGGCAATCTTTCGGTCTTGATGCAGCCGGCCGAACTGGTGATCATCGGCGGGGCGTCGATCGGGGCCTTCCTCATCGCATCCCCCGGGAAGGTCGCATCCGCCGTCGTCCGCCAGGTCGGGGCGGTATTCCGTTCCACGGACCACGGGAAGGCGCACTTCCTCGAGCTGCTTTCCGTGCTCTTCCAGATCTTTTCCAAGATCCGGAAGGAGGGGCTCATCTCCATCGAGGGGGACATCGAGATGCCGCAGACCAGCCCCCTGTTCCAGCGGTACCCCCGCATCATGAAGGACAAGCACGTGATGAATTTCATCTGCGACAACCTGAAGGTGATCATCACGACGAGCATCCCGCCGCACGAGCTCGACAACCTGCTCGATATCGAGATCGAGACGGGGCACAACGAATCGATGATCCCGTCCCACAGCATCGCCAAGGTCGCCGATGCCCTCCCGGGGCTCGGGATCGTCGCGGCGGTTCTCGGGGTCGTCCTCACGATGGGAAAGATCGACGAGCCTCCCGCCGTGCTGGGGCAGAGCATCGGCGCGGCCCTGGTCGGGACATTTCTCGGCGTCCTCGCGTGCTACGGCTTCGTCGGGCCGATGGCGACGAACCTCGAGCACAAGGCGAAGGAAGGCGAAGTGTGCTTCAACGTGATCAAGCTCGCCCTCGTCGCGTTCGTCGGAGGCTCCGCACCCCAGATCGCGGTCGAATTCGGCCGGCGCGCCATCCCCGGCGGCGACAAGCCGACCTTTGCGGAACTCGAGAAGATGATCCGGTCGGTTCCGAAATGA
- a CDS encoding flagellar motor protein MotB has product MSAPKSVIIKRVKKRGEEGGHGGSWKVAYADFVTAMMAFFLLMWLVTMVAPEKRISVATYFKHFTIFEKSGSSFMEKNAAIVSETGGEISVPKEFNEGGKKEVNLEVSREQLQEKLRSTMEKQLADVKDQVIVEVFEGGVRIQLVDKEGREVFSLGSAEPTQIARKIFHVIAGSIKDVPNKIAIEGHTDALTYASSRYTNWELSTERASAARKELEANGLDTGRLARVSGFAATEPLIKGDPNDPRNRRISIILQYTAGNR; this is encoded by the coding sequence ATGAGCGCCCCGAAGAGCGTCATCATCAAGCGCGTCAAGAAGCGGGGGGAAGAAGGCGGCCACGGCGGGAGCTGGAAGGTCGCCTACGCCGACTTCGTGACGGCGATGATGGCGTTCTTCCTCCTGATGTGGCTCGTCACGATGGTCGCTCCCGAGAAGCGGATCAGCGTCGCCACGTACTTCAAGCACTTCACCATCTTCGAGAAGAGCGGTTCGTCGTTCATGGAGAAGAACGCCGCGATCGTGAGCGAAACCGGGGGCGAGATCAGCGTTCCGAAGGAGTTCAACGAGGGCGGGAAGAAGGAAGTGAACCTTGAGGTATCCCGGGAGCAGCTCCAGGAGAAACTCCGGAGCACGATGGAGAAACAGCTGGCGGATGTCAAGGATCAGGTGATCGTCGAAGTGTTCGAGGGCGGGGTTCGCATCCAGCTGGTCGACAAGGAAGGACGGGAGGTCTTCTCTCTCGGGAGCGCCGAGCCGACGCAGATCGCCCGGAAGATCTTCCATGTCATCGCCGGAAGCATAAAGGACGTTCCGAACAAGATCGCGATCGAGGGGCACACCGACGCCCTTACATATGCCTCCAGCAGGTACACGAACTGGGAACTGTCGACCGAGAGGGCGTCCGCGGCCCGGAAGGAGCTCGAGGCGAACGGCCTGGACACCGGCCGTCTTGCGCGGGTCTCCGGGTTCGCGGCGACGGAGCCGTTGATCAAGGGAGACCCGAACGACCCCCGGAATCGGCGGATCAGCATCATCCTCCAATACACCGCCGGAAACCGGTGA
- a CDS encoding TIGR01777 family oxidoreductase — MRVAITGSTGLVGSGVVTVLSAAGHEVVRLVRRSPAPGEKAVLRWDPEKGTIDAEGLEGFDAVIHLAGENIGSGRWTAARKAAIRDSRVNGTRFLCDTLAGLARPPKTLVCASAIGYYGDRGEERLTEESRPGKGFLPEVCREWEAASEPAARKGIRVVALRMGVVLSPKGGALLRMLPLFRAGLGGVIGSGRQYVGWVTLDDLSLIILHALRRVDLSGPVNAVAPRPVTNRELTEALGKALSRPTPLPVPAFALRIAVGREMADALLLASARVVPRRLEETGYEFCFPDLPAALHHMLAGAGKS, encoded by the coding sequence ATGCGCGTTGCCATAACGGGTTCGACGGGGCTGGTGGGTTCCGGGGTGGTGACCGTCCTTTCCGCGGCGGGACATGAGGTCGTCCGCCTGGTCCGGCGGTCCCCCGCCCCCGGGGAAAAGGCGGTCCTGCGCTGGGACCCGGAGAAGGGTACGATCGATGCGGAGGGGCTCGAGGGGTTCGATGCCGTAATCCACCTGGCGGGCGAGAACATCGGCTCCGGCCGGTGGACCGCCGCGCGGAAGGCCGCGATCCGGGACAGCCGTGTGAACGGGACGCGCTTTCTCTGCGACACGCTCGCGGGACTCGCCCGACCTCCGAAGACGCTCGTGTGCGCCTCCGCGATCGGCTATTACGGCGACCGGGGGGAGGAGCGGCTGACCGAGGAGAGTCGACCCGGCAAGGGATTTCTCCCCGAGGTCTGCCGGGAGTGGGAAGCGGCCTCCGAACCGGCCGCACGGAAGGGGATCCGCGTCGTGGCGTTGCGGATGGGGGTGGTGCTCTCGCCGAAAGGGGGGGCGCTTCTGCGGATGCTCCCGCTGTTCCGGGCGGGCCTCGGGGGCGTGATCGGCAGCGGCCGTCAATACGTCGGCTGGGTCACCCTGGACGATCTGTCCCTCATCATCCTCCACGCATTGCGTCGCGTCGATCTGTCCGGCCCGGTCAACGCCGTCGCGCCGCGCCCGGTCACCAACCGCGAGCTGACCGAAGCGCTCGGCAAGGCCCTGTCGCGCCCGACGCCGCTTCCGGTCCCGGCCTTCGCCCTTCGCATCGCGGTGGGGCGTGAAATGGCGGACGCCCTGTTGCTGGCAAGCGCGCGCGTGGTACCGCGCCGCCTCGAGGAGACCGGCTACGAATTCTGCTTCCCGGATCTTCCCGCCGCACTCCACCACATGCTCGCCGGGGCGGGCAAGTCCTGA
- a CDS encoding DUF4147 domain-containing protein, with translation MTGSPAAGTPPEKDRLLRSFRAAVEAADPARLVASALRVEGDAVVLDAPGVRASIPLSLLWKIHLVGAGKASRAMGEAALAALGRRVADGVIAVPRGTEGQSGPVRFAAAGHPVPDIRSFAATREILSILEHAGKGELVVALVSGGGSSMLSAPAAGITTEEKAETFRLLLRVGADIASFNAVRKHLSEVKGGLLARAARPAATWVLLLSDVPGDDPSVIASGPFSPDPTTFADAIGVLERFGIYYAVPPAVRRHLAEGADGALPETPKQDDPAFLGTTTALVGMNRTAMDAAARRMALERDADPVAIVLLPGFLRGEARECARSFCARLRKAAEALSPGNAVVLIAGGETTVHVRGGGKGGRNQEFALAAAMELAGEGAMAVLAAGTDGIDGPTDAAGAYADGTTFARAASLGLDPGAHLENNDAYPFFRALGDLVVIGATGTNVADLAIGWARKPSTPG, from the coding sequence TTGACGGGTAGCCCCGCCGCCGGAACCCCGCCGGAAAAGGATCGGCTGCTGCGCTCTTTCCGCGCCGCCGTGGAGGCGGCCGACCCGGCGCGCCTCGTCGCGTCCGCGCTGCGCGTGGAAGGGGATGCCGTCGTGCTCGACGCCCCCGGGGTCCGCGCGTCGATTCCCCTTTCGCTCCTGTGGAAGATCCACCTCGTCGGGGCCGGAAAGGCGAGCAGGGCGATGGGGGAAGCGGCTCTCGCGGCCCTGGGAAGACGCGTCGCGGACGGTGTGATCGCCGTTCCGCGCGGCACGGAAGGGCAGTCGGGACCGGTGCGATTCGCGGCGGCCGGGCATCCGGTCCCCGACATCCGGAGCTTCGCGGCGACGCGCGAGATCCTCTCGATCCTGGAACACGCCGGAAAAGGGGAACTCGTGGTCGCCCTCGTGTCGGGCGGCGGTTCCTCCATGCTGTCCGCGCCCGCCGCGGGGATCACGACCGAGGAGAAGGCGGAAACGTTCCGTCTCCTCCTGCGGGTGGGGGCCGACATCGCGTCGTTCAACGCGGTGCGCAAGCATCTTTCCGAGGTCAAGGGGGGGTTGCTCGCCCGCGCGGCGCGGCCCGCGGCCACCTGGGTGCTGCTGTTGTCGGACGTCCCCGGCGACGACCCTTCCGTGATCGCCTCCGGCCCCTTTTCCCCGGACCCGACGACGTTCGCGGACGCGATCGGCGTCCTCGAGCGATTCGGCATCTATTACGCGGTTCCTCCCGCGGTGCGTCGACATCTTGCCGAGGGCGCGGACGGCGCCCTCCCGGAAACTCCGAAACAGGACGACCCGGCTTTCCTCGGGACGACCACGGCGCTCGTCGGGATGAACCGGACGGCGATGGACGCGGCGGCCCGGCGGATGGCGCTGGAGCGGGACGCGGATCCCGTCGCGATCGTCCTCCTGCCCGGCTTCCTTCGCGGAGAGGCGAGGGAATGCGCCCGTTCGTTCTGCGCCCGGTTGCGGAAGGCCGCGGAAGCGCTTTCCCCGGGAAACGCGGTCGTGCTGATCGCCGGCGGAGAGACGACGGTGCACGTGCGGGGAGGCGGCAAGGGGGGGCGGAACCAGGAGTTCGCCCTCGCCGCGGCGATGGAGCTGGCCGGCGAGGGAGCGATGGCCGTCCTGGCCGCGGGAACGGACGGGATCGACGGGCCCACCGACGCCGCCGGGGCGTACGCCGACGGAACCACCTTCGCCCGGGCCGCGTCCCTCGGGCTCGACCCCGGCGCGCACCTGGAGAACAACGACGCCTACCCGTTTTTCCGGGCTCTCGGGGACCTCGTCGTCATCGGCGCAACGGGCACGAACGTCGCCGACCTCGCGATCGGGTGGGCGCGAAAACCTTCCACGCCGGGATGA
- a CDS encoding amino acid ABC transporter ATP-binding protein, with the protein MIEIRDVSKWYGAFQVLTGCSSKVEKGEVVVVCGPSGSGKSTLIKCVNGLEPFQKGEIRVNGTVVNDPKTNLSKLRSHVGMVFQHFELFPHMTVIENLTVGQIKVLGRKKEEALEKGHALLERVGLADFAQKHPGLLSGGQQQRVAIARALAMDPICMLFDEPTSALDPEMIGEVLAVMQDLAREGMTMMVVTHEMGFARNVAHRVIFMDSGQIVEDTTKQEFFGTPRSERAQLFLSRILRH; encoded by the coding sequence ATGATCGAGATCCGCGACGTGAGCAAGTGGTACGGAGCGTTCCAGGTCCTCACCGGGTGCTCCTCGAAGGTGGAGAAGGGAGAGGTGGTCGTGGTGTGCGGACCTTCCGGCTCGGGAAAGTCGACGCTCATCAAGTGCGTCAACGGCCTGGAACCGTTCCAGAAGGGGGAGATCCGGGTGAACGGGACCGTGGTGAACGACCCGAAGACGAATCTTTCCAAACTTCGTTCGCACGTAGGGATGGTGTTCCAGCATTTCGAGCTGTTCCCCCACATGACGGTGATCGAGAATCTCACGGTCGGGCAGATCAAGGTCCTCGGCCGGAAAAAGGAAGAGGCCCTAGAGAAGGGACATGCGCTCCTCGAGCGGGTGGGCCTCGCGGATTTCGCGCAGAAGCACCCCGGCCTGCTCTCCGGGGGCCAGCAGCAGCGGGTGGCGATCGCGAGGGCGCTCGCGATGGACCCGATCTGCATGCTCTTCGACGAACCGACTTCCGCCCTCGATCCCGAGATGATCGGGGAGGTCCTCGCGGTCATGCAGGACCTGGCCCGGGAGGGGATGACGATGATGGTCGTGACCCACGAGATGGGATTCGCAAGGAACGTGGCCCACCGCGTGATCTTCATGGACAGCGGGCAGATCGTCGAGGACACCACGAAGCAGGAGTTCTTCGGCACGCCCCGCTCGGAGCGGGCGCAGCTGTTCCTCTCGAGGATCCTCCGTCATTGA
- a CDS encoding amino acid ABC transporter permease translates to MTFLWTGFLFSGNLTLIAMTGGVVFGTLLAMGRLSSLGPLAAIASAYVNLMRSIPLVMVILWFFLVIPLITGKPIGAERSAIVTFTAFEAAYYSEIMRAGIQSVSRGQAMAGYALGMSYWQNMGLVVLPQAFRNMIPILLTQTIILFQDTSLVYAIGAKDLLKAAEIAGKNYNRPMEMYIFVAAIYFVLCFTLSTVVKRLQKKFAVVR, encoded by the coding sequence CTGACGTTCCTCTGGACCGGCTTCCTCTTCAGCGGCAACCTCACCCTCATCGCCATGACCGGCGGCGTCGTCTTCGGGACCCTGCTGGCGATGGGGAGGCTGTCCAGCCTGGGGCCCCTGGCCGCCATCGCCTCCGCGTACGTGAACCTGATGCGGTCCATTCCCCTGGTCATGGTGATCCTCTGGTTTTTCCTCGTGATCCCCCTCATCACCGGGAAGCCGATCGGCGCCGAACGATCCGCCATCGTCACCTTCACCGCCTTCGAGGCGGCGTACTACAGCGAGATCATGAGGGCCGGGATCCAGAGCGTGTCCCGGGGCCAGGCGATGGCGGGTTACGCCCTCGGGATGTCCTACTGGCAGAACATGGGACTCGTGGTGCTCCCGCAGGCCTTCCGCAACATGATCCCCATCCTGCTGACCCAGACCATCATACTTTTCCAGGACACCTCGCTGGTCTACGCCATCGGGGCGAAGGACCTCCTCAAGGCGGCGGAGATCGCCGGGAAGAACTACAATCGCCCCATGGAAATGTACATTTTCGTGGCGGCGATCTACTTCGTCCTCTGCTTCACCCTGTCGACGGTGGTGAAACGCCTCCAGAAGAAATTCGCCGTCGTTCGCTGA
- a CDS encoding amino acid ABC transporter permease translates to MNYHWNWGIYLEQIKGGEETYLSWLVTGLQWTVAVSLCSWVIALLLGFLVGTLRTTPRRWVARLCSAYVELFRNIPLLVQMFLWFFVMPELLPRNLSLWVKQEMPAKEFVTATICLGLFTSARIAEQVRAGIQSLPRGQSYAGLAMGFTLPQTYRYVLLPMAIRIIIPPLTSEFMNVFKNSSVAFAIGVLELTFQARQMQEDSEQGIETYLAVTLLYFACAFVTHLGMSWIERKTRVPGLISTAK, encoded by the coding sequence ATGAATTACCACTGGAACTGGGGGATCTACCTCGAGCAGATCAAGGGGGGCGAGGAGACCTACCTCTCCTGGCTCGTCACCGGCCTCCAGTGGACCGTGGCCGTTTCGCTCTGCTCGTGGGTCATCGCCCTCCTCCTCGGCTTCCTCGTCGGCACTCTCCGGACGACGCCCCGGCGCTGGGTGGCGCGGTTGTGCAGCGCCTACGTCGAGCTGTTCCGCAACATCCCCCTGCTGGTCCAGATGTTCCTCTGGTTCTTCGTGATGCCGGAACTGCTCCCCCGGAACCTGTCGCTGTGGGTCAAGCAGGAGATGCCGGCCAAGGAGTTCGTCACCGCCACGATCTGCCTGGGCCTGTTCACCTCCGCTCGCATCGCCGAGCAGGTCCGGGCGGGGATCCAGAGCCTGCCCCGCGGCCAGAGCTACGCCGGGCTCGCGATGGGCTTCACGCTCCCCCAGACCTACCGGTACGTCCTCCTGCCCATGGCGATCCGGATCATCATCCCGCCGCTGACCTCGGAGTTCATGAACGTCTTCAAGAACTCCTCGGTGGCGTTCGCCATCGGCGTGCTGGAGCTGACCTTCCAGGCGCGGCAGATGCAGGAGGACTCGGAGCAGGGCATCGAGACGTACCTTGCCGTCACCCTCCTGTATTTCGCATGCGCCTTCGTCACCCACCTCGGGATGTCCTGGATCGAGAGGAAGACTCGCGTGCCCGGCCTCATCTCCACGGCAAAATAG
- a CDS encoding transporter substrate-binding domain-containing protein produces MRMKSCCRLLLCLLAVSLAANLAYAEDLNGTLKKVKESGSITMGIRESSYPLSYLDDKQQPIGYHIDVCNKIVAAVKENLKLSSLKVVHQPVTSQNRIPLVSNGTVDLECGSTTNNEARAKQVSFVDTTFVTNVRMAVKKSSGIKSLDQLNGKPVATTSGTTSVQLMRAHEKGKKIDFKEVYGKDHADSFLLLETDRAVAFVMDDNLLAGLIATSKNPKDYEIVGEVLNVEPIAIMVRKDDAQFKKLADDTVHKMMKSGELDKLYKKWFMSPIPPKNISMNFPMSEKLKELIKHPNDAPAEAFNKKK; encoded by the coding sequence ATGCGAATGAAATCCTGTTGCCGCCTGTTGCTCTGCCTGTTGGCCGTTTCCCTGGCTGCGAATCTTGCCTATGCCGAGGACCTCAACGGAACGCTCAAGAAGGTGAAGGAATCCGGATCCATCACGATGGGCATCCGGGAGTCGTCGTACCCGCTGTCCTACCTCGACGACAAGCAGCAGCCGATCGGATACCACATCGACGTCTGCAACAAGATCGTGGCGGCGGTGAAGGAGAATCTCAAGCTGTCCTCCCTCAAGGTCGTGCACCAGCCGGTGACCTCCCAGAACCGGATCCCCCTCGTCAGCAACGGCACGGTGGACCTCGAGTGCGGCTCCACCACCAACAACGAGGCGCGCGCGAAGCAGGTTTCCTTCGTCGACACCACCTTCGTCACCAACGTGCGGATGGCGGTGAAGAAGAGCTCCGGGATCAAGAGCCTGGACCAGCTCAACGGGAAACCGGTGGCCACCACCTCGGGAACCACCTCCGTGCAGCTCATGCGGGCCCATGAAAAGGGGAAAAAGATCGACTTCAAGGAGGTGTACGGGAAGGACCACGCCGACAGTTTCCTCCTCCTTGAGACCGATCGGGCCGTCGCCTTCGTGATGGATGACAACCTGCTGGCGGGCCTCATCGCCACCTCCAAGAATCCCAAGGACTACGAGATCGTCGGCGAGGTGCTCAACGTGGAGCCCATCGCGATCATGGTCCGGAAGGACGATGCGCAGTTCAAGAAGCTGGCCGACGACACCGTGCACAAGATGATGAAAAGCGGCGAGCTCGACAAGCTCTACAAGAAGTGGTTCATGTCGCCGATCCCGCCGAAGAACATCAGCATGAACTTCCCGATGAGCGAGAAGCTCAAGGAGCTCATCAAGCATCCGAACGACGCGCCGGCCGAGGCCTTCAACAAGAAGAAGTAG
- a CDS encoding HEAT repeat domain-containing protein, whose product MKKHLHDAGSGQVEQLLLTIARVHHWTGLYAPGHPILAGRIDALRASLSAECRREPSGMLLLGIARDRVLYRDRFIGKGQPLISSFTEVLYLRHVATLGIAEDVTSEELAGFFRCLNDLRVGKTSAPPEEYLIRKGIRGVRLSPVDYKVVLSRGILAAEESPAPDLRQEALWRTLISANLPTEDDERKIMEELSEFPELLPLIMKRAVAVVPGETASHSDAVGAPGFLSPDVLRRMFRRLGLALKALPEARRKDLLALLIEGVAPPGDDAGSSVPAVPLEIARSMAEGYTDREFLELLASLLSLEEKGGRRLLRVFEIIAAERDVRGSLLPLLRTWTRENLREKKYFAAKTWEAIERLLLDRAEKPRVEEDHAAFLERISASPGKEPEGSPVKGFASPFSEKAIRRKGLSVLVELLLSEKRDPDFLDLLVASEEVIPRLIDARDFGLLDRVLSSFLLSSESGAPARRAAANDALRSVDFLRIVDAVLASTGSPEGENGGAGLLSKHGALAAEALLRKLQVEEGPGRRKILLSLVLRLGEKAVPSILSRIEGQRWFFLRNLCFLLGEIGSPAGIPPLVNLLFAREPKVRREAVQALGKFRMPGPDAVAALGKTLLHEPFFSSSREDPVRIDAAIALSRIGGAEAIALLHHGKSSRKKAVREQCEALLRTRGTA is encoded by the coding sequence TTGAAGAAACACCTTCACGATGCCGGGTCCGGGCAGGTCGAGCAGCTCCTGCTCACGATCGCCCGGGTGCATCATTGGACCGGCTTGTACGCTCCCGGGCATCCGATCCTCGCCGGGCGGATCGACGCCCTCCGCGCTTCCCTTTCCGCGGAATGCCGCCGCGAACCCTCCGGGATGCTCCTCCTGGGCATCGCCCGGGACCGGGTGCTCTACCGGGACCGCTTCATCGGGAAGGGTCAACCCCTGATTTCGAGCTTTACGGAGGTGCTCTACCTCCGGCACGTCGCGACGCTGGGGATCGCGGAGGATGTCACGTCGGAGGAGCTTGCCGGGTTCTTCCGCTGCCTGAACGATCTGCGGGTCGGAAAAACCTCGGCCCCGCCCGAGGAGTACCTGATCCGGAAGGGGATCCGCGGGGTCCGCCTCTCCCCCGTGGACTACAAGGTGGTTCTCTCCCGCGGGATCCTGGCGGCGGAGGAGTCGCCGGCTCCCGACTTGCGGCAGGAAGCGCTCTGGCGGACCCTCATCTCGGCCAATCTCCCGACCGAAGACGACGAGCGGAAGATCATGGAAGAACTTTCGGAGTTTCCGGAACTGCTTCCGTTGATCATGAAACGCGCCGTGGCGGTTGTCCCGGGCGAGACGGCGTCCCATTCCGACGCCGTGGGCGCGCCAGGGTTCCTCTCCCCCGATGTCCTGCGGCGCATGTTCCGGCGGCTCGGGCTTGCCCTCAAGGCGCTCCCGGAGGCGCGGAGAAAGGATCTCCTCGCCCTTCTCATCGAGGGGGTCGCCCCCCCGGGGGACGACGCGGGGAGCTCCGTTCCCGCGGTGCCGCTGGAGATCGCCCGCTCCATGGCCGAGGGGTATACCGATCGGGAATTCCTCGAGTTGCTGGCGTCGCTTCTTTCCCTCGAGGAGAAAGGGGGGAGGCGGCTCCTCCGGGTTTTCGAGATCATCGCCGCCGAACGGGATGTCCGGGGGTCGCTCCTTCCGCTCCTGCGGACCTGGACACGGGAGAACCTGCGCGAAAAGAAATATTTCGCCGCGAAGACCTGGGAGGCGATCGAGAGGCTCCTGCTCGACCGGGCGGAGAAGCCTCGTGTCGAGGAAGACCACGCGGCCTTCCTTGAGAGGATCTCCGCCTCTCCGGGAAAGGAACCCGAAGGCTCTCCCGTGAAAGGGTTCGCCTCTCCGTTCTCCGAAAAGGCGATCCGGCGGAAGGGTCTTTCCGTGCTGGTGGAGCTGCTTCTTTCGGAAAAACGGGACCCGGATTTCCTCGACCTCCTCGTCGCGTCGGAGGAGGTGATCCCGAGGTTGATCGACGCGCGGGACTTCGGGTTGCTGGATCGCGTACTGTCTTCCTTCCTCCTCTCCTCGGAATCGGGGGCGCCGGCGCGGAGGGCCGCGGCGAACGACGCCCTGCGATCCGTGGATTTCCTCCGGATCGTCGACGCGGTCCTTGCGAGCACGGGATCCCCGGAAGGAGAAAACGGGGGGGCGGGACTCCTCTCGAAACACGGGGCTCTTGCGGCGGAGGCCCTTCTCCGGAAACTTCAGGTCGAAGAGGGGCCGGGACGGCGGAAAATCCTCCTGTCCCTGGTCCTGCGCCTCGGGGAGAAGGCCGTTCCGTCGATCCTATCGCGCATCGAGGGGCAACGCTGGTTCTTCCTTCGGAACCTCTGTTTCCTCCTCGGCGAGATCGGGTCCCCCGCCGGCATCCCGCCGCTGGTGAACCTGCTGTTCGCGAGGGAGCCGAAGGTCCGCAGGGAGGCGGTCCAGGCGCTCGGCAAGTTCCGGATGCCCGGCCCGGATGCCGTCGCCGCGCTCGGCAAGACGTTGCTCCATGAACCGTTCTTCTCCTCCTCGCGCGAAGATCCCGTCCGGATCGATGCCGCCATCGCCCTCTCCCGCATCGGGGGCGCCGAGGCGATCGCCTTGCTTCACCACGGGAAATCGTCGAGGAAGAAGGCGGTGCGCGAGCAGTGCGAGGCCCTGTTGCGAACGAGGGGAACGGCATGA